Within Oreochromis aureus strain Israel breed Guangdong linkage group 19, ZZ_aureus, whole genome shotgun sequence, the genomic segment TTTATATTCAGGCTGTGAAGAAGACAGAAATATGATCAGAAACAAATGATGGAATGATACTGCTCATTTACAGCAGCAAGGCCAGTGTTAAAAAGTCACAACCTGCATATAGCAtgctttggactgtgggaggaagccggggTACCTGGAGACCGTGCTCtatcattatttttgttattttactgttatttttcaTCTTACACTGACCCAGAAGTGGATGATGGTGGCAGCCAGCATGACACCGACACTCTGCACCAGATCTCCCACCACGTGGATGAAAGCTGCCTTCACACTTGCATTACCGTGGCTGTTCCTCTGCCCATGTTTGTCCCTCTGGGTCAGGTTGGTGGCAAACCCATGGCTGTGGCCATGTGAGCTGCCAGGCTGATGCAAGATCAGGATCATCCTGGGTAAAACAATACAAAGACTGCTGACTGCCCCCCTAAACTAAGCAGAAATGATCCATAAAGTAAGCTCGGCACACTCACAGGACATTGACCCCCACAGCACAGCCTGATGTTATGAGCATGATCTCACTGTCAATCTCGTATTCCCCGTCGGAGATCCTCTGCACGGCTGATAAGACGAGCACTACTGTCACGGCCCAGATCGACACGACAGATAGAAACATGGCCAGAATCTCTGCGTGAAACAGTAACAGAGTCAAAAACGGCCCCGATAATATGAAGGATATGAGTATGTGCAACTCATATGGACTAATATGCACATAAATTCAATGGGCACTTGATTAGATACACCTTGTTAGTATCGGGTTGGACGcccttttgctttcagaactgccaGAATTCTTCATGGTACAGATTTAACAATGAGCTGAAAGCTTTTGGTCCATAGTCACATAATAACATCACACAGTTACTGCACATTCACCACATCCCTAAGGTGCTCTATTATTATTGACTGTGAAGGACATTTGAGTATAGTGCACTTGCTGTCATGTTcgagaaaccagtttgagatgatgtgAGCTTTGTGACAGGATGTCGTGTTTGTTCTCCTGCAGGATACTACCATCAACAGtgacatttaaatgatgcttgGTCGGTACTAAGGGATCCAAAGTGTGTCAAGAAAATATCACACCATAACATCAGCACCTCCACCAGCCTAAACTGTCGATACAAAGCAGGACAGATTCATGCTTTTgatttgtttattccaaattctgaccctaccatcaaAATGAGTGGCACCCAGTATGATCGTCTGTGTTGTACTGCTACTTCTGTTAACAAATCTTGaataggtgtacctaataaagtggctggtgagtgtattCTTGAGAGCTACTTGTGAGAAACTTGATCCTACCAGCTCGATACCACCCAAAAGTCATAGTTCCTGTCTTAGGCCTCGATGCGATCCACAGAGAGAAGATGCTGATCACAATGCTGACAAAATCAGTCAGAAGGTGAGCTGCGTCCGTCATGATGGCCAGACTGCCAGCGGCGTATCCACCTGTAGAGGAAACCGTATGTGTGTTTGGGCAGAGGAACCAGAGGAAGCCTGAGTGTGTCACTTTAAGATTAAGTTTGTAGGGAGCGATTCAAACTGAACAAGCTTTACGGACATTATTTATGtatgaaacagtaaaaaaacaattcAAGATAAACTTCATTTTTTGGTACAATCAAGGTTGCTGGCAGGGAAATTTAGGATTAGTCTTTTGTCTCACCAATGACCTCTCCTGTCATGAACACGAGGCTGACGGCACATGCAGTGAAAAGCTTCTTTCTGGCCAAACATCTCGAGTCCCTTTCAGTCACCGACCTCCAATCGTCCTCTTGGCAGAGCCATTCGTGCTGCAACAGCCCCTCCACACGGAGGGCGTCTTCACCACATTCTGAGTCTGAGCACTTTTTCTCTGGACTGCTCACCCTGACACAAGACGGAAGATCTACACTCAGCCTGGCTCAATGTGGAAGTCAACAGTTTTAAAGCCATCTGTGTTGAACTTTTTGGTGTTTCAGGatgtcaaaaaaataaaaatgaagacatACCACACGAGAGTCTCCAAATGAGTGTCAATCAAATGTTGCTTCTCTGGATCTGTTGACGACTTCATATCCTCATGTTATTGACAGCTGAGACACTCCCGTATTTAAGGTTGACCTGGAGCTGAAGGGAAGCCTGGCAACTTACCACCTGCTCTAACCCACGCTATCTCTCAGGGGTGGAGCACTGCAGGAGCCAATGGCAGGTTACTGAGCCAACTCCAGTGAAATTATAAGACAACCGCATGACATTTTCTgaattattcaactttatttcaTGAACTGCTTTAGAAGCAACTCAAATTTACACCAACAGTTGGAAATTTGTCAAGTGGACAGAACAAAcccaacatggaaatgtttAGATAATGACATAAAATACACATTTCTGTAAAATTATTCAAAAACTGCATTCAGGCACTTTTGCGTCAAGTATAATCATTGGCATACAAAAGTATACAAGCTGGCTTTTACACCGCAGTCAAGGATCGTCAGAAAAATCAGCATCCATATTATTATTAGATCCAGATTTGTATAAAACGAAATCAAAATGAAGCGCAATCTCAACATTTTTACCCcgagagaaaatagaaaaatatcatttaaacAAAAGAACCTTTATCTTAATATATACTCAATTTGTAATAAATCCTCTAATCATAAATATAGCTCTGACTTTACACGACAATCATGACATACACAAAGTCAAAATGGCAATAAATCAGAAAGCTGCGTTCTTattttctaaagaaaaaaaaaaaaaaactacgaTGGTTTTAGTGTCAAGTGTAGAAAAATTCACACGACTTTCTATTCACCTCtctgcatatttttttattttttattttttacttacgTGCAATGACAAAAATTACCAACTGTACCTCTTTTAAAAACACTGGCTCACTTTCTTTCCAGGAGTTAAAACAGATTATTGTCACTGTGCCTGTGTGTAATTAAGTAAGCTTGAGCTGGAGCAAAAGGGACTTAAGCATAAAGGTTAAAAACATCACAAGTGGAAACATCAATCAACATGTCCGaaacacatttcttttgttttatctcTGCACAAACAGAATAAACAATGGTCCACTGGTCCAACAGGTTTTTTGCTTTAGGTAGTGAGGGAGGAGGCGGCTTGCAAAAAGGTGTGCTCCCCCAGCTGGTTGGCGAGTGGTTCCTGGGGCTTGCTGGTTGTTGCTAGGTGAAATCAGACACAAAGAGGGCGCTACAGCAGAAACCTCCATGTGACTTCTTTGGTTTCTACACATTACTGCACTCGCCCATCCAATCACAGTTAAATGTAACTCATTTAGGACCAATTTCTAAACGTACCATTGAAGTAAATTCGAACTTTTTGTGTTAATTAAAAGTATATAAAtctggtttgattttgaagCTGTTGTTTTACAATTATGGCATTTACAGGAAGACTCATAAGTCATTACCATCCTTAGTAGATTTCAAGTGGACAAACACAAATGTGATCAACAGTCTTCATCCAACTCTCAGAAGGCGATTTAGTAATTCCTTAAAATCTCTCAAGTATCACAAGACTAAATTCAACGACTTATTCACAACCTAGCAACCGTGTCACCTAAGGCAGcactaaaattttaaaactaAACCTTTGTCATTTGATAAATCTGTGTGTGATCTGTGGCCACATCAGGAAACCCTTTAACGTACAGTCTGTTTCTATGTGCAGTACGAGCGAACAAGCGTTCTTTTTCCCCAGCCACTGAAAACTGCGAGGCAAAGTAAAGTTGAAATTTCAAGTCACCATCTCAAACTTTCAACTTGCTGGCACAAACGTCTGATTAGGTGAAACTTTAAGTGAGACTTGAGTTGAAATCCTGAGTTATTGAGTCGAAATTTTGAGATCTGACACCAAAAATTCTGATTTACGCTTGgcatttttttaatcctttttcAGTGCTGGAAACAAGCTTCCACAGAAACCCCTGAATCggcatattaaaaataaaaatctgaaaatttcTGAATCTTGGGCCAAAACGTGCTCTGATCATGGCACCTTCAGAATATTCAGAACATTCAATATGAATGTGTGAGTTTAAAGTGCGCAGGAAAATAAACAATTATCCCGAGCTCAGAGGCTTTGATCTGCATGGCTTTGTTATTTGTCTCCGCCCAAAATTCagaaatttaacatttaaaatgaataaatacgaGACTGGATCAAAgaaaaagcacattttaaaaaaatatctatgGCACAATCAAATAAATTGCAGTTTGACTcatgtaaacaaacaaatctCTGAGATGAAAACATTTTCTGCACTTCAGTGTTTGATACATTCGTTCATTCTCCAGGTCCCGAACCCCCCTTGGCTGCATGAGTCTGAATCACAATCGGTGTGTTCTCCCCTGCAGAAGGTAACAAGAACAGGTGATGAACAGGTGTGTGGTGTGGGTGTGTTCTTAAATGAGGCAACAAGTTGACAAAACCACTCATGTCtcacaaaaaaataacacatgaaGGAAAGTAAGtctcatcatttaaaaataaataaatacatagatAAAGCAGTTATGTTACTGACTGGGTTCACTGCCTTAGTTTAGCATGTTAGCGTGCTAAATTAAGGTATTTCACCAGATGATGGCGCTAGAGAACAAGTTAAGTGAACACCATCTGTACCAAATTTCATGTCAATCCATATTTGTACAAATTTTTCAGCCAAAACTCCAGAACTATAAATCTGTACGAATCATTATATGGCAATCTGTGCAATCGTTATTTGGAGATTTCATATAtgcactttttaattttttttaatttttaattttttaaacaagCACACAGGAAGGAGACTTGTCTTCTTAAATAGCATCCCTGTATCACCTCTATTCTTGTGTCTGTGCATATATTCATCTGCTTATACATGCAAACAGAGACTttaatgattgttttttttaaagaatacaaCCAAACAAGataatttaaaaagcaaagcACTATTATTACAGTTTGAGTCATGATCTTTTATAGCAGGGAATAAACCATATAAATGGTATaatgccaaaaaaaaccaaacaaacaaaataatttaaaaaaaaccaaccaaacaaaatCCTTTAGGACAGAAACACCGAAAAACACTTATTGAAACCTTTCTCAATAGTGACAACAGATGATACAGCACAGAGC encodes:
- the LOC116318053 gene encoding zinc transporter 2-like isoform X1 gives rise to the protein MKSSTDPEKQHLIDTHLETLVWVSSPEKKCSDSECGEDALRVEGLLQHEWLCQEDDWRSVTERDSRCLARKKLFTACAVSLVFMTGEVIGGYAAGSLAIMTDAAHLLTDFVSIVISIFSLWIASRPKTGTMTFGWYRAEILAMFLSVVSIWAVTVVLVLSAVQRISDGEYEIDSEIMLITSGCAVGVNVLMILILHQPGSSHGHSHGFATNLTQRDKHGQRNSHGNASVKAAFIHVVGDLVQSVGVMLAATIIHFWPEYKVADPICTFLFSLLVIGTTLPVTRDVFRILLEGAPRDVSFGAVRELLLSVGGVTAIHSLHMWSLNTTHSLLSVHLATEEDADSQIILRKATRVLRSKFGFTSITIQVESCRISGSSVEV
- the LOC116318053 gene encoding zinc transporter 2-like isoform X2, with amino-acid sequence MKSSTDPEKQHLIDTHLETLVWVSSPEKKCSDSECGEDALRVEGLLQHEWLCQEDDWRSVTERDSRCLARKKLFTACAVSLVFMTGEVIGGYAAGSLAIMTDAAHLLTDFVSIVISIFSLWIASRPKTGTMTFGWYRAEILAMFLSVVSIWAVTVVLVLSAVQRISDGEYEIDSEIMLITSGCAVGVNVLMILILHQPGSSHGHSHGFATNLTQRDKHGQRNSHGNASVKAAFIHVVGDLVQSVGVMLAATIIHFWPEYKVADPICTFLFSLLVIGTTLPVTRDVFRILLEGAPRDVSFGAVRELLLSVGGVTAIHSLHMWSLNTTHSLLSVHLATDFWECPLPPLPPPGGAPAKTMEV